The Prevotella melaninogenica ATCC 25845 genome includes a window with the following:
- a CDS encoding HAD family hydrolase produces the protein MVKACLFDLDGVVFDTEPLYTLFWRNLDKRLRPNIDNFEHIIKGQTLVQIYDKYFTGDEDKQKEVTTLLYEYEQNMSFNYIACFEDFVKDIRSKGIKTAVVTSSNLEKMLNVYNKDPEFKGYFDEILTSEDFEESKPSPDCYLKAAARFGVSPKECIVFEDSFNGLRSGIASGARVIGLATTNSVAEIEPYTKEVISNYDGFTLSDH, from the coding sequence ATGGTAAAAGCTTGTTTGTTTGATTTGGATGGAGTTGTGTTCGATACAGAGCCTTTATACACCTTGTTTTGGCGAAATTTGGATAAAAGACTTCGTCCTAACATTGATAATTTTGAGCATATTATTAAAGGACAGACACTTGTTCAGATATACGATAAGTATTTTACTGGAGACGAAGATAAACAGAAAGAAGTTACTACACTTCTCTATGAATACGAACAGAATATGTCTTTTAATTATATTGCTTGCTTCGAGGACTTTGTAAAAGATATTAGAAGTAAAGGTATAAAGACTGCTGTTGTTACGAGTTCTAACCTTGAGAAGATGCTGAATGTTTATAATAAGGATCCAGAATTTAAAGGATACTTTGACGAGATCTTAACCTCTGAAGACTTTGAAGAGAGTAAACCATCACCTGATTGTTACCTTAAGGCTGCTGCTCGTTTTGGTGTATCACCTAAAGAATGCATTGTCTTTGAAGATAGCTTTAATGGATTGCGTTCGGGAATTGCGTCAGGAGCACGTGTAATAGGTCTTGCTACGACTAATTCTGTGGCTGAAATAGAACCTTACACAAAGGAGGTTATTAGTAATTATGATGGTTTTACTTTGTCAGACCATTAA
- a CDS encoding RsiV family protein — translation MTKKLFTIFAFSTMLIFIMSSCERKSSAPKKLDIPTAVVSVDTVARLSDAIQCHVHVDFTYLKESKHAAVNDSLLRMGLLQPDYFAINNDKLTPQTAIPSFGRQYIKQYMEIAQLIRQKERDKSQLIGELTIKTELRAAADKYITALSHIAINNGNGQLTKYTIVRNFNPQNGKLITLQDQFGKDYKETLTKEIIAHLAEKEDLEKDDIAGLQAKGYFIGIAPYPADNFILTDDSTVFIYSPGEISQKEVRVAIDN, via the coding sequence ATGACAAAGAAGTTATTTACAATATTTGCTTTTTCCACAATGCTAATATTCATTATGAGCAGTTGTGAACGCAAGTCATCAGCACCAAAGAAGTTGGATATCCCAACAGCTGTCGTTTCTGTAGACACTGTAGCTCGTCTTTCAGATGCAATACAATGTCATGTACATGTAGATTTCACTTACTTAAAAGAGAGTAAACATGCTGCTGTCAATGATTCTTTACTCAGAATGGGGCTTTTACAACCAGACTATTTCGCTATCAATAACGATAAACTCACTCCTCAAACTGCTATTCCATCCTTTGGAAGGCAGTATATAAAGCAGTATATGGAAATAGCTCAGCTTATTCGCCAGAAAGAGAGAGATAAAAGTCAACTCATTGGGGAGCTAACTATCAAGACAGAATTAAGAGCTGCTGCGGACAAATATATTACTGCCTTATCACATATTGCCATTAACAATGGCAATGGTCAGCTTACAAAGTATACGATTGTACGTAATTTTAATCCCCAAAACGGCAAACTTATCACACTTCAAGACCAATTTGGTAAGGATTATAAAGAAACGCTAACAAAGGAAATCATTGCGCATTTAGCAGAGAAAGAGGACCTTGAGAAAGATGATATAGCAGGATTACAAGCAAAGGGTTATTTCATTGGTATAGCCCCCTACCCTGCAGATAACTTCATTCTTACAGATGATTCAACTGTATTCATCTATAGCCCAGGTGAGATTAGTCAGAAAGAAGTTAGAGTTGCTATCGACAACTAA
- the rsmG gene encoding 16S rRNA (guanine(527)-N(7))-methyltransferase RsmG — MIEIIKKYFPQLTPKQEEQFAALDALYHDWNAKINVISRKDIDNLYEHHILHSLAIAKCINFREGTNVLDFGTGGGFPGVPLAIFFPEANFKLIDGTGKKVRVAQEVADAIGLENVLPSHLRGEEEKGKFDFIVSRAVMPLPDLMKIVKKNIASDQHNVLPNGVIVLKGGNLDEELKPYKNIAEKTELSQWFDEEWFKEKYLIYVPG; from the coding sequence ATGATTGAAATTATAAAGAAATACTTTCCTCAACTTACTCCAAAACAGGAAGAACAATTTGCAGCGCTCGATGCACTATACCACGACTGGAATGCAAAAATTAATGTCATTTCGCGTAAAGATATTGATAATCTTTATGAGCATCATATTCTTCATTCATTAGCTATCGCAAAATGTATAAACTTCCGTGAAGGTACAAACGTCCTTGACTTTGGTACTGGTGGAGGCTTTCCTGGTGTTCCTCTTGCTATCTTCTTTCCTGAAGCCAACTTTAAACTCATTGATGGTACAGGTAAGAAAGTAAGAGTTGCACAGGAAGTTGCTGATGCAATTGGCCTTGAAAATGTCCTCCCTTCTCACTTACGTGGAGAAGAAGAGAAAGGTAAGTTTGACTTCATTGTATCACGTGCAGTGATGCCACTACCTGATTTAATGAAGATTGTCAAGAAGAATATTGCATCAGACCAACATAATGTTTTACCAAATGGTGTAATTGTTTTAAAAGGTGGAAACCTTGATGAAGAACTGAAACCATACAAAAACATTGCTGAAAAAACTGAACTTTCACAATGGTTTGATGAAGAATGGTTTAAGGAGAAATATCTTATTTACGTACCTGGATAA
- a CDS encoding MBL fold metallo-hydrolase, with protein sequence MLKIQTFEVNPLQENCYVVSDETKECVIIDCGALTESEQNSIIDYIKGDGLTPVHNLGTHGHLDHHFGDAALLTAFNLQPEVSEGDSVFINNPKQAAAQMLGMQLNYDLPAGDLKLTDKQIISFGSHTFKVMHTPGHSGGSVCFYCAEENVIFTGDTLFKGSIGRTDFPGGSMFQIISSLRELAQLPDTTIVYPGHGPQTSIGFELSHNPYMDR encoded by the coding sequence ATGCTTAAAATCCAAACTTTTGAGGTTAATCCTCTTCAGGAGAACTGCTATGTTGTCAGTGACGAAACGAAGGAATGTGTTATTATTGATTGTGGCGCACTTACCGAAAGCGAACAGAACTCTATCATTGATTATATAAAAGGAGATGGGCTAACACCTGTCCACAATCTTGGTACCCATGGCCATCTTGATCATCACTTTGGTGATGCTGCTCTTCTTACTGCTTTCAACCTCCAGCCAGAGGTTTCTGAAGGCGATAGTGTATTTATAAATAATCCAAAGCAGGCAGCTGCACAGATGCTGGGAATGCAACTGAACTATGACTTGCCTGCTGGTGATTTAAAACTAACAGACAAGCAAATTATATCATTCGGTTCACACACCTTTAAGGTTATGCATACTCCTGGACATTCTGGCGGTTCAGTATGTTTTTATTGTGCAGAAGAGAATGTCATCTTTACTGGTGATACCTTGTTTAAAGGAAGTATTGGTAGAACAGATTTCCCTGGAGGTAGTATGTTTCAGATTATTAGTAGTCTTCGAGAACTTGCACAACTTCCCGACACTACTATTGTTTATCCTGGGCATGGACCACAGACATCTATCGGTTTCGAGCTATCTCATAACCCTTATATGGACCGATAA
- the ruvC gene encoding crossover junction endodeoxyribonuclease RuvC, protein MKTRSSQPEKILLGIDPGTNVMGYGVLRVCGNKAELVVMGVIDMRREKDVYLRLGRIFERVTGIIDEYLPDEVAVEAPFFGKNVQSMLKLGRAQGVVIAAAINHDVPIQEYAPLKIKMAITGNGSASKEQVAGMLQKLLHLRDDQMPHFMDATDAVAAAYCHFLQMSRPETDAKHYGSWKDFARKNADRIR, encoded by the coding sequence ATGAAAACAAGAAGTTCACAACCCGAAAAGATACTACTTGGTATCGATCCTGGCACTAATGTGATGGGATATGGTGTGCTACGTGTCTGTGGAAATAAAGCTGAACTTGTTGTCATGGGTGTCATTGACATGCGTAGGGAGAAAGATGTATATCTCCGATTAGGCAGAATATTTGAACGTGTAACAGGTATTATCGACGAATATTTACCCGATGAAGTAGCCGTCGAAGCTCCTTTCTTTGGAAAGAATGTACAATCAATGCTGAAACTTGGACGTGCGCAAGGTGTTGTTATTGCTGCTGCTATTAACCACGATGTCCCTATTCAAGAATACGCACCATTGAAAATTAAAATGGCAATCACGGGAAACGGCTCAGCCTCTAAGGAACAGGTTGCTGGTATGTTACAAAAGCTATTACATCTACGTGACGATCAAATGCCTCATTTTATGGATGCTACGGATGCTGTTGCAGCAGCTTATTGTCATTTCTTACAGATGAGTCGGCCAGAAACAGATGCAAAACACTATGGGTCTTGGAAAGATTTTGCGCGCAAAAATGCGGACAGAATAAGATAA
- a CDS encoding transglycosylase domain-containing protein — MRRHFVHFLWGSLLAILGLVFVFFISVWNGWVGYMPDMDELSNPIDKFASQVYSSDQQLIGTWNADNNNRVAIDYNGLSPHLVHALVATEDERFYEHSGVDFIALGRAVVKRGVMGQASAGGGSTITQQLAKQLFSEKAHSTVERLLQKPIEWIIAVKLERYFTKEEILAMYFNYFDFLHNAVGIKRAANVYFNKEPRKLTVTESAMLVGLCKNPSMFNPLRHPERCLQRRNVVLMQMVKSGYVTKDEYKELSQRPLGLHFTRSKPVSGAGDYFQAFLRQYMMAKKPERENYQSWQNRQFVLDSIAWEQDPLYGWCNKNTKRNGEPYNVNTDGLRIYTTIDTRMQQYAEESVRKHVGGYLQSQFNQAMHYKKNAPFSSNISRRTIKEILNRSCRQTLRYQRLKEQGATPDEIRRSFRTPHEMTLFTYHGDIDTVMTPIDSIRYYKSFLRSAFVSMDPHTGAVKAYVGGIDYQHFKYDVVMGGRRQVGSTIKPFLYALAMQNGMTPCTLAPNVQRTYGGWTPRNGSRARYGQEVPLRWALQQSNNWISAYLINLLGPSQFVSILHDFGLNNPDIDKNTSPVLCLGPCEASVGEMASAYTTFANGGIRCAPLFVTKIEDSHGNVIAKFQPLMTEVISEVSSYQMIDMLRAVIQGGTGSRLRYAYHLTADIGGKTGTTNNNSDGWFMGITPELVSGCWVGGEDRDIHFDHTSMGQGATTALPVWAYFMQRVYADKRLGYNQGTKFAIPAKFNPCETADTINVNGIQEEYF; from the coding sequence ATGAGAAGACACTTTGTACATTTCCTCTGGGGGTCACTTCTTGCCATCTTGGGCTTGGTCTTCGTATTCTTCATCTCTGTATGGAACGGATGGGTAGGGTACATGCCTGATATGGATGAATTGTCTAACCCTATAGATAAGTTTGCTTCGCAAGTCTATTCTTCAGACCAACAACTTATCGGTACTTGGAACGCGGATAACAATAATCGTGTGGCAATCGACTATAATGGACTGTCGCCACACCTTGTTCATGCCCTTGTTGCGACAGAAGATGAACGCTTCTATGAACATTCAGGTGTTGACTTTATAGCCCTTGGACGTGCTGTTGTGAAGCGTGGTGTGATGGGACAGGCAAGTGCTGGAGGTGGTTCTACAATCACACAGCAGCTTGCTAAACAGCTTTTCTCTGAGAAGGCACACAGCACAGTAGAACGTCTTTTGCAGAAGCCTATTGAGTGGATTATTGCAGTGAAGTTGGAACGTTACTTCACGAAGGAAGAGATACTTGCTATGTATTTCAATTATTTTGATTTCCTTCATAATGCTGTTGGTATCAAGCGAGCTGCTAACGTCTATTTCAATAAGGAACCACGTAAGTTGACGGTGACAGAGTCTGCTATGTTAGTAGGACTTTGCAAGAACCCATCAATGTTCAATCCTCTTCGTCATCCAGAGCGTTGTTTGCAACGTCGCAACGTTGTTTTAATGCAGATGGTTAAGTCTGGCTATGTAACGAAAGATGAATATAAAGAATTGTCACAGCGTCCTTTAGGACTTCATTTTACGAGGTCAAAGCCAGTGAGTGGTGCAGGTGATTATTTCCAAGCATTCCTTCGTCAATACATGATGGCAAAGAAACCGGAGCGTGAGAATTATCAGTCATGGCAGAATCGTCAGTTTGTTCTTGATTCAATTGCATGGGAGCAGGATCCACTTTATGGCTGGTGTAATAAGAATACGAAGCGTAATGGTGAGCCTTATAATGTGAATACTGATGGTTTACGTATCTACACGACCATTGATACACGTATGCAGCAGTATGCTGAAGAGTCTGTGCGTAAGCATGTAGGTGGATACTTACAGTCACAGTTCAATCAGGCTATGCATTATAAGAAGAATGCTCCATTCTCATCTAATATATCACGTCGTACGATTAAAGAGATATTGAATCGCTCCTGTCGCCAGACACTACGCTATCAGCGTTTGAAAGAGCAGGGAGCTACACCTGATGAGATTAGACGTAGTTTCCGTACACCACATGAGATGACGCTCTTTACATACCATGGTGATATTGATACGGTAATGACGCCAATCGACTCAATACGTTACTATAAGTCATTCCTCCGTTCAGCCTTTGTTAGTATGGACCCACATACGGGCGCTGTTAAGGCTTATGTAGGTGGTATTGATTATCAACATTTCAAGTATGATGTTGTGATGGGTGGTCGTCGTCAAGTTGGTTCAACTATAAAACCATTCCTTTATGCACTTGCAATGCAGAATGGTATGACTCCTTGTACACTTGCCCCAAACGTACAGCGCACTTATGGTGGATGGACTCCTCGCAATGGTTCACGTGCTCGTTATGGTCAAGAGGTCCCTTTGCGCTGGGCTTTACAACAGTCTAACAACTGGATTTCAGCGTATCTGATTAACCTCCTCGGTCCGTCTCAGTTCGTAAGCATTCTACATGACTTTGGATTGAACAATCCTGATATTGATAAGAATACAAGTCCGGTGTTATGTCTTGGACCTTGTGAGGCTTCTGTTGGTGAGATGGCAAGTGCCTATACAACGTTTGCTAATGGTGGTATTCGTTGTGCTCCGCTCTTTGTAACTAAGATTGAAGATAGCCATGGTAACGTCATTGCTAAGTTCCAACCATTGATGACAGAGGTTATTTCAGAGGTAAGTTCTTATCAAATGATAGATATGTTGCGTGCCGTTATTCAGGGTGGTACAGGTAGTCGTTTGCGTTACGCTTACCATCTTACAGCTGATATTGGTGGAAAGACGGGTACAACAAACAATAACTCGGATGGTTGGTTTATGGGTATTACACCAGAACTTGTCAGCGGTTGCTGGGTTGGTGGTGAAGATCGTGATATCCACTTCGACCACACATCAATGGGTCAAGGTGCTACAACTGCCTTGCCAGTATGGGCTTACTTTATGCAGCGTGTTTATGCTGACAAACGATTAGGATATAATCAAGGTACTAAGTTTGCTATTCCTGCTAAGTTTAATCCTTGTGAGACGGCTGACACTATCAATGTTAATGGTATACAAGAAGAGTACTTCTAA
- the pyrB gene encoding aspartate carbamoyltransferase, whose protein sequence is MEKHNFVNIQGLDREQLLYLIEMAQEFEKHPNRELLKGKVIATLFYEPSTRTRLSFETAANRLGARVIGFTDAKVSSVSKGETLKDTILMVSNYADAIVMRHYIEGAAQYASEVAPMPIINAGDGAHQHPSQCLLDLYTINQTQGTLENLNIYLVGDLKYGRTVHSLLMAMRHFNPTFHFIAPKELAMPEEYKVYCREHNIHFEEHEDFTPEVIANADIIYMTRVQKERFSDLMEYERVKNVYILRRDMLSLARPNMKILHPLPRVNEIAYDVDDSPHAYYIEQARNGLFAREAIFCHCLGISMEEVKNDKTILE, encoded by the coding sequence ATGGAAAAGCATAACTTTGTGAATATCCAAGGGTTAGATCGTGAGCAACTACTCTACCTTATTGAAATGGCTCAAGAGTTTGAGAAACATCCAAACCGAGAGCTACTTAAAGGTAAGGTTATCGCAACGCTCTTCTATGAGCCTTCTACACGTACCCGACTTAGTTTTGAAACAGCGGCTAACCGACTCGGTGCACGTGTTATTGGCTTTACCGATGCAAAGGTTTCAAGTGTCAGCAAGGGTGAAACACTAAAAGACACCATCCTCATGGTCTCTAATTATGCCGATGCAATTGTTATGCGACATTACATAGAGGGTGCAGCACAATATGCTTCTGAAGTGGCTCCAATGCCTATCATTAATGCTGGCGACGGAGCACATCAACATCCTTCACAATGCTTGCTTGACCTTTATACAATTAATCAGACACAAGGAACACTGGAGAACTTAAACATCTATCTTGTTGGTGATCTTAAATACGGCAGAACGGTTCATTCTCTCCTTATGGCTATGCGCCATTTCAACCCGACCTTTCACTTTATCGCGCCAAAGGAACTTGCTATGCCAGAGGAGTATAAAGTGTACTGCCGTGAACATAACATCCACTTCGAAGAGCATGAGGATTTCACTCCAGAAGTGATTGCTAACGCAGATATTATCTATATGACACGCGTACAGAAAGAGCGCTTCTCTGACTTAATGGAATATGAACGTGTAAAGAATGTTTATATCCTTCGTCGTGATATGCTCTCATTGGCTCGTCCTAACATGAAGATTCTTCATCCGCTGCCACGTGTGAACGAGATAGCATACGATGTTGATGATAGTCCACATGCTTATTATATCGAGCAGGCCCGTAATGGTCTTTTTGCGCGTGAGGCAATCTTCTGTCATTGCCTTGGTATATCTATGGAAGAGGTGAAGAATGATAAAACAATTTTAGAATAA
- a CDS encoding BACON domain-containing protein encodes MSRLKYVTFAALLLGLLTTLFSCELNSEDGRWDPMKWTSNRQGDPRKITATAEGGTYQLKCTNYGGPWINNVTSQDTTIFGSSKEQDFHHIQYDWYDVLAKGNTFYITLLPNTTGKERKLFIDVTAGDIFDHIEVTQNK; translated from the coding sequence ATGAGTAGACTTAAGTATGTAACGTTTGCTGCATTGTTGCTGGGTCTTTTGACCACCCTATTCAGCTGCGAACTAAACTCAGAAGATGGTCGTTGGGATCCTATGAAGTGGACTTCGAACCGACAAGGAGACCCAAGAAAGATTACTGCTACAGCAGAAGGTGGAACTTATCAATTAAAATGTACCAATTATGGGGGACCATGGATTAATAACGTTACATCTCAAGACACAACCATCTTTGGTTCAAGTAAAGAGCAAGATTTTCATCATATTCAATATGATTGGTACGATGTATTAGCGAAAGGAAATACTTTTTATATCACTCTCCTCCCCAATACAACTGGCAAAGAACGCAAACTATTCATCGATGTGACAGCAGGTGACATCTTCGATCATATAGAAGTGACACAAAACAAATAA
- the pyrI gene encoding aspartate carbamoyltransferase regulatory subunit, which yields MSKKERLVAAIESGTVIDHIPAEKTFQVVNLLQLQKLSTPVTIGFNFSSKMVGTKGIIKVSDKFFTDDEISRLSVVAPNVVLNIINDYEVVEKKKVVTPDELRSIVRCNNPKCITNNEPMDTIFHVVDKEHGILKCHYCDKEQEMEKVELV from the coding sequence ATGTCAAAGAAAGAACGTCTGGTAGCTGCTATTGAAAGCGGCACCGTTATAGATCATATTCCAGCAGAGAAGACTTTTCAGGTTGTGAACCTATTACAGCTCCAGAAGCTCTCCACACCTGTCACTATTGGTTTCAACTTCTCATCGAAGATGGTAGGCACAAAGGGAATCATCAAGGTGAGCGATAAGTTCTTTACCGATGATGAAATTTCTCGTTTGTCGGTCGTGGCACCGAACGTGGTGTTGAACATCATTAATGACTATGAAGTGGTAGAGAAGAAGAAGGTTGTGACACCGGATGAGCTTCGGAGCATTGTAAGATGCAATAACCCAAAGTGTATCACAAATAATGAACCTATGGATACTATCTTCCATGTTGTCGACAAGGAACATGGTATTCTTAAATGTCATTACTGCGACAAAGAGCAGGAAATGGAGAAGGTTGAACTGGTATAG
- a CDS encoding MATE family efflux transporter produces the protein MDNKNATLELGTKPVGKLLVQYAFPAIIAMIAASLYNIVDRIFIGQIVGPMAISGLAITFPFINLGAAFGAAVGIGASTSISVKLGQRDYDTAENILGNTVTLNLIIGSTFGIICLIFLDPILRFFGASDATIPYARSFMEVILAGNVISHMYFGMNAVLRAASKPRQAMMATIFTVLMNIVLDFIFIRLWGWGIRGAAFATVLSQALALCWQMKQLTNKDEILHLKRGIYRLKRHLVENIISIGISPFLMNVCACIVVIFMNNQLVRYGGDMAVGAFGIAYSVAMIFVMFVIGLDQGMQPIAGYNYGSQQTDRLMRVLKLTIFAATGIMVTGWLIAHLAPYYCARMFTKDPELIRQAIKAIQINMMMYPVVGFQMVVTNFFQCIGKVKISIFLSLSRQLLFLIPLLVILPHFFNLNGVWASLPSSDFLASLVAAIIMMAYMRRLKQQSVNNQNLNS, from the coding sequence ATGGATAATAAGAATGCAACTTTAGAGTTAGGTACCAAACCTGTTGGTAAATTGTTGGTACAATATGCGTTCCCAGCAATTATTGCTATGATAGCAGCCTCACTCTATAACATAGTAGACCGAATATTCATTGGTCAGATCGTAGGACCAATGGCTATATCTGGTTTAGCTATTACATTCCCTTTTATCAACCTTGGTGCAGCCTTTGGTGCAGCAGTAGGAATAGGAGCATCTACGTCTATCAGTGTGAAATTAGGTCAGCGTGACTATGATACTGCGGAGAACATACTTGGTAATACTGTAACGCTTAATTTGATTATAGGAAGTACATTTGGTATTATCTGCCTTATCTTTCTTGACCCAATCTTACGATTCTTTGGTGCAAGTGATGCTACAATCCCCTATGCCCGCAGTTTTATGGAGGTTATTTTGGCGGGAAATGTCATCTCTCACATGTACTTTGGAATGAATGCAGTACTTCGTGCAGCATCAAAACCTCGTCAGGCAATGATGGCTACGATTTTCACCGTCTTGATGAATATAGTCTTAGACTTTATCTTTATTAGGCTCTGGGGCTGGGGAATTCGTGGTGCAGCTTTCGCCACAGTTTTATCTCAAGCATTGGCATTATGCTGGCAGATGAAGCAGTTGACTAACAAAGATGAGATTTTACATTTAAAGCGTGGAATCTATCGACTTAAAAGACATTTGGTAGAAAACATCATCTCTATTGGTATTTCACCATTCTTGATGAATGTTTGTGCATGCATTGTGGTTATCTTTATGAATAATCAACTTGTCAGATACGGTGGTGATATGGCTGTTGGAGCATTCGGCATAGCTTATAGTGTGGCTATGATTTTTGTAATGTTTGTCATCGGATTAGACCAAGGTATGCAGCCTATAGCAGGATATAACTATGGTTCACAGCAGACTGACAGACTTATGCGTGTATTGAAACTTACAATCTTTGCTGCAACAGGGATAATGGTTACAGGTTGGCTAATTGCCCATTTAGCCCCATATTACTGTGCACGTATGTTCACAAAGGACCCAGAATTAATTCGCCAAGCAATTAAGGCTATTCAAATAAACATGATGATGTATCCTGTTGTTGGATTTCAGATGGTTGTAACAAACTTCTTTCAGTGTATTGGTAAAGTAAAGATAAGCATTTTCTTATCTCTTTCTCGCCAATTACTATTCTTAATTCCACTACTTGTTATCCTACCACATTTCTTCAACTTAAATGGTGTTTGGGCATCATTGCCTTCAAGTGACTTCTTGGCATCATTAGTTGCAGCTATCATTATGATGGCTTATATGCGTCGGTTGAAACAACAAAGTGTGAACAATCAAAACTTAAATTCATAA
- a CDS encoding AAA family ATPase produces MEKELIINVGRQIGSGGHIIAKMLAEEFDCQYYDREILNIAAKESGFSEKFFEQNDEQKGFMKGHFHIHLPLLGDNDFYKSNFSQESLYQFQSDAIREVAKQNPRCVFVGRTADYVLRDNPNTINIFITASMDTRVANVCERRGCSKEEARKFIENGESERAKYYNYYTTKVWGHAESYDLCIDASILGLEKTKDLIADFIKRKSL; encoded by the coding sequence ATGGAAAAGGAACTAATCATAAACGTTGGTCGTCAGATAGGCAGTGGTGGTCATATTATCGCCAAGATGCTTGCTGAAGAATTCGATTGCCAATACTATGACCGTGAGATTCTTAACATTGCAGCTAAGGAAAGTGGGTTTTCAGAGAAGTTCTTTGAGCAAAACGACGAGCAAAAAGGATTTATGAAAGGGCACTTTCATATACACCTTCCTCTCTTAGGTGACAATGACTTTTATAAGAGCAACTTCTCACAGGAAAGTCTTTATCAGTTCCAAAGCGATGCCATTCGTGAAGTAGCAAAGCAGAACCCACGCTGTGTGTTTGTTGGTAGAACAGCAGATTACGTATTACGTGATAATCCAAACACCATCAATATCTTTATAACAGCATCAATGGACACTCGTGTTGCTAATGTATGTGAGCGACGTGGATGCTCTAAAGAAGAAGCTCGTAAGTTTATTGAAAATGGAGAAAGCGAGCGTGCCAAATACTATAACTATTACACAACAAAGGTTTGGGGGCATGCTGAAAGTTATGACCTTTGCATTGATGCCAGTATACTTGGCTTAGAAAAAACAAAGGATCTGATAGCTGATTTTATCAAAAGGAAAAGTCTTTAA
- a CDS encoding metallophosphoesterase family protein has product MKRIGIISDTHGYWDDKYEYYLGECDEIWHAGDIGSLEVADKFEAMKPIFRAVCGNIDDYTMRNRYRDVLRFKCEDVDVLLKHIGGYPGRYDRSVQSMLYASPPNLFVDGHSHILKIQFDKTLNLLHINPGAAGLRGWHKERTLVRLTIEGDKFTDCEVITLGNKQQENK; this is encoded by the coding sequence ATGAAACGAATTGGTATAATCTCTGATACTCATGGCTACTGGGATGATAAATACGAATACTATCTTGGGGAATGTGATGAGATTTGGCACGCTGGTGATATAGGTTCATTAGAAGTTGCGGATAAGTTTGAGGCAATGAAACCCATCTTCCGCGCTGTATGTGGGAATATAGATGATTACACTATGCGCAACCGCTATCGGGATGTTCTACGCTTTAAATGCGAAGATGTTGACGTGCTACTTAAACATATTGGAGGTTATCCTGGACGTTATGACCGTTCAGTACAGAGTATGCTCTATGCTTCTCCACCCAACCTTTTTGTTGATGGACATTCACATATTCTCAAAATACAATTCGACAAGACACTAAACCTACTTCATATCAATCCTGGTGCAGCTGGTCTTCGTGGATGGCATAAAGAAAGAACTTTAGTGAGATTAACCATCGAAGGTGATAAATTTACTGATTGCGAGGTTATAACATTAGGAAATAAACAACAAGAAAATAAATAA